One Fusarium musae strain F31 chromosome 6, whole genome shotgun sequence DNA segment encodes these proteins:
- a CDS encoding hypothetical protein (EggNog:ENOG41) — translation MAENKASLDIERPASQRTLTPSYTGSDAKKDEGSATKEEVVEDEDPNAVGWDGPDDPNNPMNWPAKKKWSCIGALSVMTLLTPLGSSMFAPGVPDIMREFETSNRNIATFVVSVYVLGFAFGPLLAAPLSEIYGRAIVFNIANVLFLIMTVATALSKNMPMLIVFRFLMGFTGSTPVTNGSGTISDIFPVQERGKAMAVWAMGPLLGPCIGPLAGGYMVEAIGWRWVFWLIAILTGFIAALCYFAAPETYAPTLLRAKAIKLKKETGNQDLYSILDKDGLTPKQRLSNASIRPMRMLFTHLPVFILSLYVAIVYGVLYLMFSTFTFVFAQQYGFGTGTIGLAYLPTGIGMLFGTMTFGVMTDVVIKKKVAQNGKTVPEDRLPIWMTLPSGLLIVGALFWYGWAADQNVHWIVPMIGVALFCFGLMGIMMCLQTYLVDAYITYAASAVAAMTVLRSLAGAMLPLAGLSMYDDLGLGWGNSILAFLALALVPVPVIFFLYGPKIRAKSPNNLG, via the exons ATGGCGGAAAACAAAGCTTCCCTCGATATTGAACGACCTGCGAGTCAGAGGACCCTCACGCCTTCTTATACCGGTAGCGATgcgaagaaggatgaagggAGCGCTACGAAagaagaggttgttgaggatgaagatccGAATGCTGTTGGCTGGGATGGACCAGACGATCCTAACAATCCCATGAACTggccagccaagaagaaatGGTCTTGCATCGGTGCCCTATCCGTCATGACTCTCCTAAC ACCTCTC GGCTCTTCGATGTTCGCCCCCGGCGTCCCAGACATTATGCGCGAATTCGAAACATCAAACCGCAACATCGCTACCTTCGTCGTCTCCGTGTACGTCCTCGGCTTCGCATTCGGCCCCCTCCTCGCCGCGCCCCTCAGCGAAATCTACGGCCGCGCTATCgtcttcaacatcgccaacGTCCTCTTTCTTATAATGACCGTCGCTACGGCGCTGAGCAAAAACATGCCCATGCTTATCGTGTTTCGCTTCTTGATGGGCTTCACGGGCTCGACGCCTGTTACTAATGGTAGTGGAACTATATCGGATATCTTTCCCGTGCAGGAGAGAGGCAAGGCTATGGCTGTTTGGGCTATGGGGCCTTTACTTGGACCGTGTATTGGACCGTTGGCGGGGGGGTATATGGTTGAGGCTATTGGATGGCGGTGGGTATTCTGGCTGATTGCTATTCTT ACCGGCTTCATCGCTGCGCTGTGCTACTTCGCCGCCCCAGAAACATACGCGCCAACCCTCCTCCGCGCCAAAGCCATCAAACTCAAGAAAGAAACCGGCAATCAAGACCTCTACTCCATCCTCGACAAAGACGGTCTCACGCCCAAACAACGCCTAAGCAACGCCTCCATCCGCCCAATGCGAATGCTCTTCACCCATCTCcccgtcttcatcctctccctctACGTCGCCATCGTCTACGGCGTGCTATACCTCATGTTCAGCACCTTCACATTCGTCTTCGCACAGCAGTACGGTTTCGGCACAGGTACCATCGGTCTGGCGTATCTGCCTACCGGTATTGGAATGCTGTTTGGTACGATGACGTTTGGGGTCATGACGGATGTtgttatcaagaagaaggttgcgCAGAATGGTAAGACGGTGCCGGAGGATCGGTTGCCGATTTGGATGACGTTGCCGTCGGGGTTGCTCATTGTGGGGGCGTTGTTTTGGTATGGTTGGGCCGCGGATCAGAATGTGCATTGGATTGTGCCCATGATTGGCGTTGCGTTGTTTTGCTTTGGTCTTATGGGTATCATG ATGTGTCTTCAAACTTATCTCGTCGACGCCTACATCACCTACGCAGCATCCGCCGTCGCAGCAATGACAGTCCTTCGATCTCTCGCTGGCGCCATGCTTCCCCTCGCTGGACTATCCATGTACGATGATCTCGGTCTTGGCTGGGGAAACAGCATCCTTGCTTTCTTGGCGTTGGCTCTTGTACCTGTTCCAGTCATATTCTTCTTGTATGGACCCAAGATTCGAGCCAAGAGTCCAAACAACCTTGGCTAG